A window of Caretta caretta isolate rCarCar2 chromosome 13, rCarCar1.hap1, whole genome shotgun sequence contains these coding sequences:
- the LOC142068748 gene encoding olfactory receptor 10A4-like, which translates to MTYSEREPDENQTISEVFILVGLSYLTRLQILLFLVFLVIYLVTLVGNLLTILLIKLNPSLHTPMYFFLLNLSFLEICYTSSVVPQLLAHLLVEQKTLSIAGCAAQMYIFTIMGLTECCLLAAMAYDRYIAICNPLHYRTIMSGQVCAQLVGASWTIGILVEVAQTTWIFSLPFCGSNRIHHFFCDIPPVIKRACTDTSKNQIVVLALSVLFIMSPFLLIILSYICIISTILKLPSVEGRRKAFSTCSSHLMVVTLFYGTALFTYLRPKSISTPEGDQLISLMYTVVTPVLNPIIYTLRNKEVKGAFRKTIGKSISSHNQRN; encoded by the coding sequence ATGACATATTCTGAGAGAGAGCCTGATGAGAACCAGACCATTTCTGAGGTGTTCATCTTGGTGGGGTTGTCGTACCTTACCAGACTCCAAATCCTTCTGTTTCTGGTGTTTCTGGTCATCTACCTGGTCACCCTGGTGGGGAACCTGCTCACTATCCTCCTTATAAAGCTAAACCCCTCACTTCATacccccatgtatttcttcctgctCAACTTGTCCTTCTTGGAAATCTGCTACACAAGCAGTGTGGTCCCTCAGCTGCTGGCTCACCTCCTGGTGGAGCAAAAGACCCTCTCCATTGCAGGCTGCGCTGCCCAGATGTACATCTTCACCATCATGGGCCTCACGGAATGCTGCCTTCTAGCAGCCATGGCGTATGATCGCTACATAGCTATATGCAACCCCCTGCACTACAGAACCATCATGAGTGGCCAGGTGTGCGCACAGCTTGTGGGTGCTTCATGGACCATTGGCATCTTGGTGGAAGTAGCTCAAACCACGTGGATCTTCAGCCTTCCCTTCTGTGGCTCCAACCGCATCCACCACTTCTTCTGCGACATCCCACCAGTGATAAAGAGGGCATGCACAGACACATCCAAAAACCAAATTGTGGTCTTGGCTCTGTCCGTGCTGTTTATCATGAGCCCTTTCCTGCTGATAATCCTGTCCTACATCTGCATTATCTCCACCATACTCAAACTGCCGTCGGTAGAGGGAAGGcgtaaagccttctccacctgctcctcccacctcatggTGGTGACTTTGTTCTATGGAACAGCCCTTTTCACCTACCTGAGGCCCAAGTCTATCTCCACCCCGGAGGGTGATCAACTGATTTCCCTCATGTACACAGTTGTCACCCCAGTGTTGAACCCCATAATATACACTCTCAGGAACAAAGAGGTGAAGGGAGCCTTTAGAAAAACAATAGGGAAGAGCATCTCTTCACACAACCAGAGAAATTAA
- the LOC142068751 gene encoding olfactory receptor 10A4-like — protein MTYSEREPDENQTISEVFILVGFSYLTRLQILLFLVFLVIYLVTLVGNLLTILLIKLNPSLHTPMYFFLLNLSFLEICYTSSVVPQLLAHLLVEQKTLSIAGCAAQMYIFTIMGLTECCLLAAMAYDRYIAICNPLHYRTIMSGQVCAQLVGASWTIGILVEVAQTTWIFSLPFCGSNRIHHFFCDIPPVIKRACTDTSKNQIVVLALSVLFIMSPFLLIILSYICIISTILKLPSVEGRRKAFSTCSSHLMVVTLFYGTALFTYLRPKSISTPEGDQLISLMYTVVTPVLNPIIYTLRNKEVKGAFRKTIGKSISSHNQRN, from the coding sequence ATGACATATTCTGAGAGAGAGCCTGATGAGAACCAGACCATTTCTGAGGTGTTCATCTTGGTGGGGTTTTCGTACCTTACCAGACTCCAAATCCTTCTGTTTCTGGTGTTTCTGGTCATCTACCTGGTCACCCTGGTGGGGAACCTGCTCACTATCCTCCTTATAAAGCTAAACCCCTCACTTCATacccccatgtatttcttcctgctCAACTTGTCCTTCTTGGAAATCTGCTACACAAGCAGTGTGGTCCCTCAGCTGCTGGCTCACCTCCTGGTGGAGCAAAAGACCCTCTCCATTGCAGGCTGCGCTGCCCAGATGTACATCTTCACCATCATGGGCCTCACGGAATGCTGCCTTCTAGCAGCCATGGCGTATGATCGCTACATAGCTATATGCAACCCCCTGCACTACAGAACCATCATGAGTGGCCAGGTGTGCGCACAGCTTGTGGGTGCTTCATGGACCATTGGCATCTTGGTGGAAGTAGCTCAAACCACGTGGATCTTCAGCCTTCCCTTCTGTGGCTCCAACCGCATCCACCACTTCTTCTGCGACATCCCACCAGTGATAAAGAGGGCATGCACAGACACATCCAAAAACCAAATTGTGGTCTTGGCTCTGTCCGTGCTGTTTATCATGAGCCCTTTCCTGCTGATAATCCTGTCCTACATCTGCATTATCTCCACCATACTCAAACTGCCGTCGGTAGAGGGAAGGcgtaaagccttctccacctgctcctcccacctcatggTGGTGACTTTGTTCTATGGAACAGCCCTTTTCACCTACCTGAGGCCCAAGTCTATCTCCACCCCGGAGGGTGATCAACTGATTTCCCTCATGTACACAGTTGTCACCCCAGTGTTGAACCCCATAATATACACTCTCAGGAACAAAGAGGTGAAGGGAGCCTTTAGAAAAACAATAGGGAAGAGCATCTCTTCACACAACCAGAGAAATTAA